A window of Drosophila subobscura isolate 14011-0131.10 chromosome E, UCBerk_Dsub_1.0, whole genome shotgun sequence contains these coding sequences:
- the LOC117890482 gene encoding focal adhesion kinase 1 isoform X1, whose translation MNTAEASVNQSHHATPPTSNEPFCEDYVLHVNMPNKSFKAVRFHETETVCNVIKKTVEDLSRDVRAPSIQRYACRMLNMITKEELWLARTTPMRKVLTHILSPGCSNVDCPNNDAAKAELGEGKLQYQDHGRRVITNRVWRVELRVRYVPNSIQDLFDEDKATCFYYFDQVKEDFIQANLTVDTELAVQLCCLGIRHFFKNITVKAPDKKQHIDYIEKEIGFKSFLPQSVIVTTKPKNLKKMIQVGYKKVYNYNDIEYLTRFFDLLKNIYLTNYEHFAVTLSSAWNISGILHVGPHIGISYQTHPQASLTNVAQFKDVVAIKTCTLPKEKLPKPMDNTTENESNNLNCNCQKIKTQIKISASNNVEDLVITCNGINTAESIADLIDGYCRLLSKDLDFTIWQRETTSASTEDSAATKVNDLPMEQAQAAASSPRKPMLTDDYAEIGLLEGEGDYSTPTVRNYELDRSHITPSAKIGVGQFGDVYVGTYTLPKSAKAKHSDANGKDNGADPKSSNGRPDVIQVAIKTCKANEDPEKTENFLAEAYIMQKFDHPHIIRLIGICSVMPIWIVMELAKLGELRAYLKANSDRLTHGTLLKYCYQLSTALSYLESKKFVHRDIAARNVLVSSPTCVKLADFGLSRWVSDQSYYHSTPTVALPIKWMSPESINFRRFTTASDVWMFGVCIWEILMLGVKPFQGVKNSDVISKLENGERLPLPPNCPPRLYSLMSQCWAYEPLKRPNFKRIKETLNEILMEDSISASETLKREHRRLVTKSWVGSEESDIPPLKPSRAMHDSDIPSMMSKVDETTGIPQTYIIAQNPAVLARLMMENQKRGINPAAYTTPASVFNTLAVGIDDSKSNVSLKTTKLPAADMLKLDPIAESEKNKLQYATNPNPNSNPNPNPLTAAANTLDPSLAYARPAPKGMFSGSLPSKSSFVVCPPHMEEQMQMQMQMDLSNPAISKIAGYSLYGSLERHQPVPAGSKGVHSKGGSLERHKSLMSAQNLVFYNTKPPSPHCSNTSERSRSMERNTYFHAYRQQMKNSIECDSLPEEIYDFGGAGLKTCVSARQNSNFSPAMNVCPVEHGQAATLDASQHMVMEPQMISDSYGLVCHGGLVQGEWDRQWMLASPQNVTHDGSLDGAACMATLHADAAGNQTFQNVLGEKLRQQRKDSNSDGEWLYQEELLRRRSSSIPHGASNEQQPHMFKLDLMSAGPSSLPDCSNANSRPMTPNTNQLSLKSNNSSADHLSSLAAGEELQSGSNSRSFGTSPSSRPVNRANDEVYCATTLVVKSIMVLSQGVEKANTEGYLDLVKNVGVELRNLLTSVDKISVLFPAQALKEVQMAHKVLSKDMHELVSAMRLAQQYSDTTLDSEYRKSMLSAAHILAMDAKNLFDVVDSIRQRYQHIFPPVTPKEATNVPCFEATEPTNELSSGYIKSSTSGELLQSTDSAAGNCTGIYDNDLHLSLNTQLQLQNSNDRSAVGSLQRGISLGLDTTRASNEPLRIVEDALSSPTEHMYCNTSAVHGHA comes from the exons ATGAACACTGCGGAAGCCAGCGTCAACCAAAGCCATCATGCGACGCCGCCCACCAGCAATGAGC CCTTCTGCGAGGACTACGTTCTTCATGTGAATATGCCAAACAAAAGTTTCAAGGCAGTTCGCTTCCACGAAACTGAAACCGTGTGCAATGTCATCAAGAAGACGGTGGAGGACCTCAGCAGGGATGTGCGGGCGCCGAGTATTCAGCGGTACGCATGCCGCATGCTCAATATGATCACAAAAGAGGAGCTGTGGCTGGCCAGGACAACGCCCATGCGCAAGGTGCTCACACACATCTTGTCGCCGGGCTGCTCAAACGTGGACTGTCCCAACAATGATGCTGCCAAAGCGGAGCTCGGCGAGGGCAAGCTGCAGTATCAGGATCATGGCAGAAGAGTCATTACCAACAGAGTGTGGCGCGTGGAGCTGAGAGTGCGCTATGTGCCAAACAGTATTCAAGATCTATTCGATGAGGATAAAGCCACATGCTTTTATTACTTTGATCAG GTGAAGGAAGACTTCATTCAGGCCAATCTAACGGTGGACACTGAGCTGGCGGTGCAGCTGTGTTGCCTGGGCATTCGTCACTTCTTTAAGAACATAACCGTCAAAGCACCGGACAAGAAGCAGCACATTGATTACATTGAAAAGGAAATCGGATTTAAGAGTTTTCTTCCACAATCTGTGATAGTCACAACCAAGCCAAAGAATCTTAAGAAAATGATACAAGTCGGTTACAAAAAGGTCTATAATTATAACGACATTGAGTACTTGACGAG GTTCTTCGATCTTTtgaagaatatttatttaacgaATTATGAGCACTTTGCGGTTACCCTCAGCTCGGCATGGAATATATCAGGAATTCTACACGTTGGTCCGCACATTG GAATCTCTTATCAGACTCATCCGCAAGCGAGCCTGACGAACGTTGCCCAGTTCAAGGATGTCGTTGCCATCAAAACCTGCACTCTACCAAAGGAAAAGCTGCCCAAGCCCATGGATAATACCACAGAAAATGAGTCAAATAActtaaattgcaattgccagAAGATcaaaactcaaattaaaatcTCTGCGTCCAACAATGTCGAAGATCTGGTTATAACCTGCAATGGAATTAAT ACTGCCGAGAGTATTGCCGACCTTATCGACGGCTATTGCAGGCTGCTATCAAAAGACCTAGACTTTACGATTTGGCAACGAGAGACGACGAGCGCATCGACCGAAGACAGCGCAGCGACGAAGGTCAATGATCTCCCGATGGAGCAAGCCCAAGCCGCCGCTTCGAGTCCGAGAAAACCAATGCTGACGGATGATTATGCGGAAATTGGTTTATTGGAGGGCGAGGGCGATTACTCAACGCCCACAGTTCGAAACTACGAGCTGGACAGGTCTCACATCACTCCAAGTGCCAAGATTGGAGTGGGACAATTTGGAGATGTTTACGTTGGCACCTACACGCTCCCCAAGTCAGCCAAGGCTAAGCATTCGGATGCAAATGGGAAAGATAATGGTGCCGATCCGAAATCGAGCAATGGCCGACCAGACGTGATTCAAGTTGCGATCAAAACCTGCAAAGCAAACGAAGATCCCGAAAAGACAGAGAACTTCCTGGCCGAAGCTT ATATCATGCAAAAATTCGACCATCCACACATTATACGTTTGATTGGAATATGCAGCGTAATGCCCATCTGGATAGTCATGGAACTGGCGAAGCTGGGCGAGTTGCGCGCCTACCTAAAGGCAAACAGCGACAG ATTAACTCATGGAACCCTGCTTAAATACTGCTACCAACTGTCGACGGCCCTCAGCTACTTGGAGTCGAAAAAGTTCGTACACCGAGATATAGCGGCACGCAATGTACTCGTTAGCTCTCCCACGTGTGTTAAG CTGGCTGATTTTGGTCTCTCCCGTTGGGTATCCGATCAGTCGTATTATCACTCCACACCCACTGTGGCTCTGCCTATCAAATGGATGTCGCCCGAATCGATCAACTTTCGTAGATTTACAACAGCCAGCGATGTGTGGATGTTTG GTGTTTGCATCTGGGAGATACTCATGCTGGGCGTCAAGCCGTTTCAGGGCGTCAAGAACAGTGACGTAATTTCGAAGCTGGAAAACGGCGAGCGGCTACCACTGCCACCAAACTGCCCGCCACGACTGTACTCGCTCATGTCTCAGTGCTGGGCATACGAACCATTGAAAAGACCGAATTTTAAGCGCATTAAGGAAACATTGAA tgAAATTTTGATGGAGGATAGCATCAGCGCATCCGAGACACTGAAACGTGAGCATCGACGGCTGGTGACCAAGTCCTGGGTGGGCAGTGAGGAGTCTGACATTCCGCCATTGAAGCCATCAAGAGCAATGCATGACTCTG ATATTCCAAGCATGATGTCCAAAGTGGATGAGACAACTGGCATACCTCAAACGTATATCATTGCACAGAATCCTGCGGTGCTGGCCCGACTGATGATGGAGAACCAAAAGCGAGGAATCAATCCGGCAGCTTACACCACGCCCGCTTCGGTATTTAATACTCTAGCTGTAGGAATTGATGACAGCAAATCGAATGTTTCGCTTAAGACAACCAAGCTGCCAGCAGCCGATATGCTGAAGCTTGATCCCATCGCCGAATCTGAAAAGAACAAACTGCAATATGCCACTAACCCGAACCCCAACTCAaaccccaatcccaatcccctAACAGCTGCAGCTAACACCCTTGACCCATCCCTTGCTTATGCTAGGCCAGCGCCAAAGGGAATGTTTTCCGGAAGTTTGCCCTCAAAGAGTAGCTTCGTTGTTTGTCCACCGCACATGGAAGagcagatgcaaatgcaaatgcaaatggatcTGTCCAATCCGGCAATATCGAAAATCGCTGGCTACAGCCTGTACGGCAGTCTGGAGCGACATCAACCGGTGCCGGCCGGCAGCAAGGGTGTCCATTCGAAAGGCGGCAGCTTAGAGCGTCACAAGTCATTGATGTCGGCCCAGAATTTGGTGTTCTACAACACAAAGCCGCCGTCGCCACACTGCAGCAACACGTCCGAGCGTTCGAGGAGCATGGAGCGAAACACGTACTTTCACGCCTATCGccagcaaatgaaaaactcCATTGAATGCGACTCGCTGCCCGAGGAAATCTACGACTTTGGAGGTGCCGGACTCAAGACCTGTGTGTCTGCGCGTCAGAATTCGAACTTTAGCCCAGCGATGAACGTGTGCCCCGTGGAGCACGGCCAAGCAGCAACTCTAGATGCCAGCCAGCACATGGTGATGGAGCCACAGATGATCAGTGACTCGTATGGCCTTGTCTGTCATGGTGGCTTAGTGCAAGGCGAATGGGATCGGCAATGGATGCTTGCTAGCCCTCAAAATGTAACACACGATGGCAGCTTGGACGGAGCTGCCTGCATGGCAACTTTGCACGCTGACGCTGCGGGAAATCAG ACCTTTCAAAACGTGTTGGGCGAgaagctgcggcagcagcgcaaagacagcaacagcgatgGTGAATGGTTGTACCAGGAGGAGTTGCTG CGACGTAGGTCCAGTTCGATTCCGCATGGTGCcagcaacgagcagcagccacacatgTTTAAGCTAGACCTAATGTCAGCCGGACCATCCAGCCTGCCCGATTGCTCCAATGCGAACTCCCGACCCATGACACCAAACACCAATCAGCTGTCGCTAAAGTCAAACAACTCCTCCGCGGATCACTTGTCCTCGCTGGCAGCTGGCGAGGAGCTGCAGTCCGGCTCTAACTCCAGAAGCTTTGGCACTTCGCCCTCCAGTCGGCCAGTCAATCGTGCCAATGATGAAGTTTACTGCGCCACAACATTGGTGGTCAAGTCCATAATGGTGCTGTCGCAGGGCGTTGAAAAGGCAAACACGGAGGGCTACTTGGATTTGGTTAAGAATGTGGGCGTTGAGCTAAGAAACTTGCTCACATCGGTGGACAAAATATCTGTGCTGTTTCCAGCGCAGGCTCTCAA GGAAGTGCAAATGGCACACAAAGTTCTATCCAAAGACATGCACGAGCTCGTTTCAGCGATGAGATTAGCGCAGCAATACAGCGACACAACGCTAGACAGTGAATATCGCAA GAGCATGCTATCTGCCGCCCACATCTTGGCCATGGATGCCAAGAACCTCTTTGATGTCGTTGATTCGATACGGCAGCGTTATCAGCACATATTCCCGCCAGTCACACCAAAAGAAGCGACTAATGTGCCCTGCTTTGAGGCCACAGAGCCCACAAACGAACTGAGCAGTGGCTACATCAAGTCCAGCACATCTGGGGAGCTGCTCCAAAGCACAGACAGCGCTGCAGGCAACTGCACGGGGATATACGATAATGATTTACATTTAAGCTTGAACACACAGTTGCAGCTACAAAACAGCAATGATCGCAGTGCTGTGGGCAGCTTGCAGAGGGGAATTAGCCTGGGCTTGGACACGACAAGGGCTTCAAACGAACCTCTACGCATTGTAGAGGACGCTCTGAGTAGCCCCACCGAGCACATGTACTGCAACACGTCCGCTGTCCATGGCCATGCGTAG
- the LOC117890482 gene encoding focal adhesion kinase 1 isoform X2: MNTAEASVNQSHHATPPTSNEPFCEDYVLHVNMPNKSFKAVRFHETETVCNVIKKTVEDLSRDVRAPSIQRYACRMLNMITKEELWLARTTPMRKVLTHILSPGCSNVDCPNNDAAKAELGEGKLQYQDHGRRVITNRVWRVELRVRYVPNSIQDLFDEDKATCFYYFDQVKEDFIQANLTVDTELAVQLCCLGIRHFFKNITVKAPDKKQHIDYIEKEIGFKSFLPQSVIVTTKPKNLKKMIQVGYKKVYNYNDIEYLTRFFDLLKNIYLTNYEHFAVTLSSAWNISGILHVGPHIGISYQTHPQASLTNVAQFKDVVAIKTCTLPKEKLPKPMDNTTENESNNLNCNCQKIKTQIKISASNNVEDLVITCNGINTAESIADLIDGYCRLLSKDLDFTIWQRETTSASTEDSAATKVNDLPMEQAQAAASSPRKPMLTDDYAEIGLLEGEGDYSTPTVRNYELDRSHITPSAKIGVGQFGDVYVGTYTLPKSAKAKHSDANGKDNGADPKSSNGRPDVIQVAIKTCKANEDPEKTENFLAEAYIMQKFDHPHIIRLIGICSVMPIWIVMELAKLGELRAYLKANSDRLTHGTLLKYCYQLSTALSYLESKKFVHRDIAARNVLVSSPTCVKLADFGLSRWVSDQSYYHSTPTVALPIKWMSPESINFRRFTTASDVWMFGVCIWEILMLGVKPFQGVKNSDVISKLENGERLPLPPNCPPRLYSLMSQCWAYEPLKRPNFKRIKETLNEILMEDSISASETLKREHRRLVTKSWVGSEESDIPPLKPSRAMHDSDIPSMMSKVDETTGIPQTYIIAQNPAVLARLMMENQKRGINPAAYTTPASTFQNVLGEKLRQQRKDSNSDGEWLYQEELLRRRSSSIPHGASNEQQPHMFKLDLMSAGPSSLPDCSNANSRPMTPNTNQLSLKSNNSSADHLSSLAAGEELQSGSNSRSFGTSPSSRPVNRANDEVYCATTLVVKSIMVLSQGVEKANTEGYLDLVKNVGVELRNLLTSVDKISVLFPAQALKEVQMAHKVLSKDMHELVSAMRLAQQYSDTTLDSEYRKSMLSAAHILAMDAKNLFDVVDSIRQRYQHIFPPVTPKEATNVPCFEATEPTNELSSGYIKSSTSGELLQSTDSAAGNCTGIYDNDLHLSLNTQLQLQNSNDRSAVGSLQRGISLGLDTTRASNEPLRIVEDALSSPTEHMYCNTSAVHGHA; the protein is encoded by the exons ATGAACACTGCGGAAGCCAGCGTCAACCAAAGCCATCATGCGACGCCGCCCACCAGCAATGAGC CCTTCTGCGAGGACTACGTTCTTCATGTGAATATGCCAAACAAAAGTTTCAAGGCAGTTCGCTTCCACGAAACTGAAACCGTGTGCAATGTCATCAAGAAGACGGTGGAGGACCTCAGCAGGGATGTGCGGGCGCCGAGTATTCAGCGGTACGCATGCCGCATGCTCAATATGATCACAAAAGAGGAGCTGTGGCTGGCCAGGACAACGCCCATGCGCAAGGTGCTCACACACATCTTGTCGCCGGGCTGCTCAAACGTGGACTGTCCCAACAATGATGCTGCCAAAGCGGAGCTCGGCGAGGGCAAGCTGCAGTATCAGGATCATGGCAGAAGAGTCATTACCAACAGAGTGTGGCGCGTGGAGCTGAGAGTGCGCTATGTGCCAAACAGTATTCAAGATCTATTCGATGAGGATAAAGCCACATGCTTTTATTACTTTGATCAG GTGAAGGAAGACTTCATTCAGGCCAATCTAACGGTGGACACTGAGCTGGCGGTGCAGCTGTGTTGCCTGGGCATTCGTCACTTCTTTAAGAACATAACCGTCAAAGCACCGGACAAGAAGCAGCACATTGATTACATTGAAAAGGAAATCGGATTTAAGAGTTTTCTTCCACAATCTGTGATAGTCACAACCAAGCCAAAGAATCTTAAGAAAATGATACAAGTCGGTTACAAAAAGGTCTATAATTATAACGACATTGAGTACTTGACGAG GTTCTTCGATCTTTtgaagaatatttatttaacgaATTATGAGCACTTTGCGGTTACCCTCAGCTCGGCATGGAATATATCAGGAATTCTACACGTTGGTCCGCACATTG GAATCTCTTATCAGACTCATCCGCAAGCGAGCCTGACGAACGTTGCCCAGTTCAAGGATGTCGTTGCCATCAAAACCTGCACTCTACCAAAGGAAAAGCTGCCCAAGCCCATGGATAATACCACAGAAAATGAGTCAAATAActtaaattgcaattgccagAAGATcaaaactcaaattaaaatcTCTGCGTCCAACAATGTCGAAGATCTGGTTATAACCTGCAATGGAATTAAT ACTGCCGAGAGTATTGCCGACCTTATCGACGGCTATTGCAGGCTGCTATCAAAAGACCTAGACTTTACGATTTGGCAACGAGAGACGACGAGCGCATCGACCGAAGACAGCGCAGCGACGAAGGTCAATGATCTCCCGATGGAGCAAGCCCAAGCCGCCGCTTCGAGTCCGAGAAAACCAATGCTGACGGATGATTATGCGGAAATTGGTTTATTGGAGGGCGAGGGCGATTACTCAACGCCCACAGTTCGAAACTACGAGCTGGACAGGTCTCACATCACTCCAAGTGCCAAGATTGGAGTGGGACAATTTGGAGATGTTTACGTTGGCACCTACACGCTCCCCAAGTCAGCCAAGGCTAAGCATTCGGATGCAAATGGGAAAGATAATGGTGCCGATCCGAAATCGAGCAATGGCCGACCAGACGTGATTCAAGTTGCGATCAAAACCTGCAAAGCAAACGAAGATCCCGAAAAGACAGAGAACTTCCTGGCCGAAGCTT ATATCATGCAAAAATTCGACCATCCACACATTATACGTTTGATTGGAATATGCAGCGTAATGCCCATCTGGATAGTCATGGAACTGGCGAAGCTGGGCGAGTTGCGCGCCTACCTAAAGGCAAACAGCGACAG ATTAACTCATGGAACCCTGCTTAAATACTGCTACCAACTGTCGACGGCCCTCAGCTACTTGGAGTCGAAAAAGTTCGTACACCGAGATATAGCGGCACGCAATGTACTCGTTAGCTCTCCCACGTGTGTTAAG CTGGCTGATTTTGGTCTCTCCCGTTGGGTATCCGATCAGTCGTATTATCACTCCACACCCACTGTGGCTCTGCCTATCAAATGGATGTCGCCCGAATCGATCAACTTTCGTAGATTTACAACAGCCAGCGATGTGTGGATGTTTG GTGTTTGCATCTGGGAGATACTCATGCTGGGCGTCAAGCCGTTTCAGGGCGTCAAGAACAGTGACGTAATTTCGAAGCTGGAAAACGGCGAGCGGCTACCACTGCCACCAAACTGCCCGCCACGACTGTACTCGCTCATGTCTCAGTGCTGGGCATACGAACCATTGAAAAGACCGAATTTTAAGCGCATTAAGGAAACATTGAA tgAAATTTTGATGGAGGATAGCATCAGCGCATCCGAGACACTGAAACGTGAGCATCGACGGCTGGTGACCAAGTCCTGGGTGGGCAGTGAGGAGTCTGACATTCCGCCATTGAAGCCATCAAGAGCAATGCATGACTCTG ATATTCCAAGCATGATGTCCAAAGTGGATGAGACAACTGGCATACCTCAAACGTATATCATTGCACAGAATCCTGCGGTGCTGGCCCGACTGATGATGGAGAACCAAAAGCGAGGAATCAATCCGGCAGCTTACACCACGCCCGCTTCG ACCTTTCAAAACGTGTTGGGCGAgaagctgcggcagcagcgcaaagacagcaacagcgatgGTGAATGGTTGTACCAGGAGGAGTTGCTG CGACGTAGGTCCAGTTCGATTCCGCATGGTGCcagcaacgagcagcagccacacatgTTTAAGCTAGACCTAATGTCAGCCGGACCATCCAGCCTGCCCGATTGCTCCAATGCGAACTCCCGACCCATGACACCAAACACCAATCAGCTGTCGCTAAAGTCAAACAACTCCTCCGCGGATCACTTGTCCTCGCTGGCAGCTGGCGAGGAGCTGCAGTCCGGCTCTAACTCCAGAAGCTTTGGCACTTCGCCCTCCAGTCGGCCAGTCAATCGTGCCAATGATGAAGTTTACTGCGCCACAACATTGGTGGTCAAGTCCATAATGGTGCTGTCGCAGGGCGTTGAAAAGGCAAACACGGAGGGCTACTTGGATTTGGTTAAGAATGTGGGCGTTGAGCTAAGAAACTTGCTCACATCGGTGGACAAAATATCTGTGCTGTTTCCAGCGCAGGCTCTCAA GGAAGTGCAAATGGCACACAAAGTTCTATCCAAAGACATGCACGAGCTCGTTTCAGCGATGAGATTAGCGCAGCAATACAGCGACACAACGCTAGACAGTGAATATCGCAA GAGCATGCTATCTGCCGCCCACATCTTGGCCATGGATGCCAAGAACCTCTTTGATGTCGTTGATTCGATACGGCAGCGTTATCAGCACATATTCCCGCCAGTCACACCAAAAGAAGCGACTAATGTGCCCTGCTTTGAGGCCACAGAGCCCACAAACGAACTGAGCAGTGGCTACATCAAGTCCAGCACATCTGGGGAGCTGCTCCAAAGCACAGACAGCGCTGCAGGCAACTGCACGGGGATATACGATAATGATTTACATTTAAGCTTGAACACACAGTTGCAGCTACAAAACAGCAATGATCGCAGTGCTGTGGGCAGCTTGCAGAGGGGAATTAGCCTGGGCTTGGACACGACAAGGGCTTCAAACGAACCTCTACGCATTGTAGAGGACGCTCTGAGTAGCCCCACCGAGCACATGTACTGCAACACGTCCGCTGTCCATGGCCATGCGTAG